Proteins from one Telopea speciosissima isolate NSW1024214 ecotype Mountain lineage chromosome 1, Tspe_v1, whole genome shotgun sequence genomic window:
- the LOC122664204 gene encoding prohibitin-1, mitochondrial, whose product MNFNNVKVPKMPGGGAASALLKVGVIGGLGLYAALNSLYNVEGGHRAIVFNRLVGVKDKVYPEGTHLMIPWFDRPVIYDVRARPHLVESTSGSRDLQMVKIGLRVLTRPVPDQLPTIYRTLGENYNERVLPSIIHETLKTVVAQYNASQLITQREAVSREIRKILTERAANFNIALDDVSLTSLTFGREFTAAIEAKQVAAQEAERAKFVVEKAEQDKRSAVIRAQGEAKSAQLIGQAIANNPAFITLRKIEAAREIAHTISNSANRVFLSSEDLLLNLQEMNLESGKK is encoded by the exons ATGAACTTCAACAATGTTAAAGTTCCAAAGATGCCAGGGGGAGGTGCTGCTTCTGCTCTTCTTAAGGTGGGAGTTATTGGTGGCCTTGGTCTGTATGCAGCACTTAATAGCCTCTACAATGTTGAGGGAGGACATCGAGCTATTGTCTTCAACCGTCTAGTTGGTGTTAAAGACAAg GTTTATCCAGAAGGAACACATCTGATGATCCCATGGTTTGATAGGCCAGTGATTTATGATGTCCGTGCACGTCCTCATCTTGTGGAGAGTACTTCGGGAAGCCGTGACCTCCAAATG GTCAAGATTGGGCTTCGAGTGCTTACACGACCTGTGCCAGACCAGTTACCTACAATCTATCGAACTCTTGGGGAGAACTATAATGAGAGAGTCCTACCATCCATAATTCATGAAACCTTGAAAACTGTGGTAGCACAGTACAATGCCAGTCAGCTTATCACTCAGAGAGAG GCTGTTAGTAGGGAAATACGAAAGATATTGACAGAAAGGGCAGCCAACTTCAACATTGCCTTGGATGATGTGTCCCTTACGAGCCTTACATTCGGAAGGGAATTTACAGCTGCAATTGAAGCTAAACAGGTTGCGGCCCAGGAAGCTGAGCGGGCCAAATTTGTGGTAGAAAAAGCGGAGCAAGACAAGAGAAGTGCTGTTATCCGGGCACAG GGTGAAGCTAAGAGTGCCCAACTGATTGGTCAAGCTATTGCAAACAATCCAGCATTCATCACCTTGAGGAAAATTGAAGCTGCAAGAGAAATAGCACATACAATTTCAAACTCAGCAAACCGGGTTTTCTTGAGTTCAGAGGACTTGTTGCTGAATCTTCAGGAGATGAATTTGGAGAGCGGGAAGAAATAA